The Polyangium mundeleinium genome contains the following window.
CTTCGTCGCGGGGGTGCCTGGGCTCCTCGCGGGCGGGCTCGCGACGTTCGGGCTCGTCACGACAAACCACGGGCCGCGCACGCCGGCGCGCCTCGCGGGGCTCACGGCGGGACTCGCGGCGCTCGACGGAGCGCTTTATGCAGCGCACGTCGCGTCGGGCGTGGAGATCACCTCGGCGCTGCTTCCGACGCTGCAAAAGTTCGCCGCGCTCGCGCTCGTCGCCTGGATGGCCGGCACGGCCAAGCTCGCCGGCCTTCGCGATTAAGGTACTTCCCAGCCCGTCGACGCTGTCCACAGGAAAAACCAATCCTGCAGGTCGAGCTCGATTGCGAGCGCGCTCGCCGCGCTGCGGATCCGATCGAGCCGGTTTGTCCCGAGCACCGGGACTATCTTCGACGGGTGTCGGAGCAGCCACGCGAAGAGAATCGCGTCGGGCGCAGCTCCGTATTTTCGGGCGAGCTCGTCGAGCGCGCCGCGCACGCGCCGCTCGACGTCGCCGCCGCCGTGGAAGATCCGCCCGCCGGCCGTCGGCGACCAGGCCATTGGCGAGATGCCGAGGCGCTGGCATTGATCGAGCGTCCCGTCGACGAACGCGTCGTGCCGGAGCGGGTTCACCTCGACCTGGTTCGTCACGATGCGCGACGCGAGCCGGCTCTGGAGCATTTCGAGCTGCGAGGGCGCAAAATTCGAGACGCCGAAGTGCAGGACCTTGCCCTCCCTCCGAAGCATTTCGAACGTCCCGGCCACCTCGTCCGGATCGAGCAGCGGGCTCGGTCGGTGCAAGAGCAGGACGTCGAGATGATCGGTCGCCAAATTTCTCAGCGATCGTTCGACGGACGAGACGATGTGGCGGCGTGAATCATCGTA
Protein-coding sequences here:
- a CDS encoding aldo/keto reductase, giving the protein MTETNLRVRLAGEGPTVSRIAYGVWRLLDDSEGASVPRVLDKIHACLDCGITTFDHADIYGGYRCEEVFGEALRASPGLREKIEIVTKCGIMLVDPARPETRIKHYDDSRRHIVSSVERSLRNLATDHLDVLLLHRPSPLLDPDEVAGTFEMLRREGKVLHFGVSNFAPSQLEMLQSRLASRIVTNQVEVNPLRHDAFVDGTLDQCQRLGISPMAWSPTAGGRIFHGGGDVERRVRGALDELARKYGAAPDAILFAWLLRHPSKIVPVLGTNRLDRIRSAASALAIELDLQDWFFLWTASTGWEVP